The following proteins come from a genomic window of Pseudomonas hygromyciniae:
- the pgl gene encoding 6-phosphogluconolactonase, with amino-acid sequence MAISDLKLPQGVTPHEYRTPVLLAEGLANDVAEQLRAAISARGAATLVVSGGRSPVAFFQNLAKQGLDWSKVTITLADERWVPVEHADSNAGLLKKYLLQGPAAKARFLSLYSAAANLDGAAEQADRLLAELPAIDVLVLGMGDDGHTASLFPNSPNLAQALQPEGTRRCWPMLAPSVPHQRLTMSRALLATASYTVLSIAGDSKLETLSVALAGDDVASMPIRAFLQPTLEIYWCP; translated from the coding sequence ATGGCGATATCTGATTTGAAACTGCCCCAGGGCGTAACACCCCACGAGTACCGCACGCCGGTACTGCTGGCCGAAGGCTTGGCCAATGATGTGGCTGAACAACTGCGCGCGGCCATCAGTGCCCGTGGCGCCGCGACCCTGGTGGTGTCCGGTGGCCGCAGCCCGGTGGCGTTTTTCCAGAACCTGGCCAAGCAGGGCCTGGACTGGTCCAAGGTGACGATCACCCTGGCCGACGAGCGCTGGGTACCGGTGGAACATGCCGACAGCAACGCCGGCCTGCTGAAGAAATATCTGCTGCAAGGCCCGGCGGCCAAGGCCAGATTCTTGAGCCTCTACAGTGCCGCGGCGAACCTGGACGGCGCTGCCGAACAGGCCGATCGCCTGCTGGCCGAATTGCCGGCAATCGATGTGCTGGTGCTGGGCATGGGCGATGACGGGCACACCGCATCGTTGTTCCCCAACAGCCCGAACCTGGCCCAAGCGCTGCAGCCCGAGGGCACACGCCGTTGCTGGCCGATGCTGGCGCCGAGCGTGCCCCATCAGCGCCTGACCATGAGTCGTGCCCTGCTGGCCACCGCCAGTTACACCGTGTTGTCGATTGCCGGCGATTCGAAACTCGAAACCCTGAGCGTAGCGCTGGCTGGCGATGATGTTGCCAGCATGCCGATTCGCGCGTTTTTGCAACCTACTCTAGAGATTTACTGGTGCCCATGA
- the zwf gene encoding glucose-6-phosphate dehydrogenase: MPSITVEPCTFALFGALGDLALRKLFPALYQLDGAGLLHADTRILALAREAGSEQQHLDHIEHELRKYVGQELDEAVAARFLARLDYVHVDFMNADDYVALAAKAGTEQRLIAYFATPAAVYGAICENLSKVGLAENTRVVLEKPIGSDLESSRKVNDAVAQFFPENRTYRIDHYLGKETVQNLIALRFANSLFETQWNQHYISHVEITVAEQVGIEGRWGYFDKAGQLRDMIQNHLLQLLCLIAMDPPADLSADSIRDEKVKVLRALAPISPEGLTTQVVRGQYIAGYSAGKPVPGYLEEENSNTQSDTETFVALRADIRNWRWAGVPFYLRTGKRMPQKLSQIVIHFKEPSHYIFAPEQRLQISNKLIIRLQPDEGISLRVMTKEQGLDKGMQLRSGPLQLNFSDTYRSARIPDAYERLLLEVMRGNQNLFVRKDEIEAAWKWCDQLIAGWKKSGDAPKPYAAGSWGPMSSIALITRDGRSWYGDI, encoded by the coding sequence ATGCCTTCGATAACCGTGGAACCCTGCACCTTTGCCCTGTTTGGCGCCTTGGGTGATCTGGCGCTGCGCAAGTTATTTCCTGCCCTCTATCAACTCGATGGCGCCGGGCTCTTGCACGCCGACACCCGCATCCTGGCCCTGGCCCGCGAAGCCGGTTCCGAGCAGCAGCACCTGGACCACATCGAGCACGAACTGCGCAAATACGTCGGCCAAGAGCTGGATGAAGCGGTGGCCGCGCGCTTCCTCGCGCGTCTGGACTATGTGCACGTCGACTTCATGAACGCCGATGACTACGTGGCCCTGGCCGCCAAGGCCGGCACCGAACAACGCCTGATCGCCTACTTCGCCACCCCGGCCGCGGTGTATGGCGCGATTTGCGAGAACCTGTCCAAGGTTGGCCTGGCGGAAAATACCCGCGTCGTCCTGGAAAAACCCATCGGTTCGGACCTGGAATCCTCGCGCAAGGTCAACGACGCCGTGGCGCAGTTTTTCCCGGAAAACCGTACCTACCGCATCGACCATTACCTGGGTAAAGAGACGGTCCAGAACCTGATCGCCCTGCGTTTTGCCAATAGCCTGTTTGAAACCCAGTGGAACCAGCACTACATCTCCCACGTGGAAATCACCGTGGCCGAGCAGGTGGGTATCGAAGGCCGCTGGGGTTACTTCGACAAGGCCGGGCAACTGCGGGACATGATCCAGAACCACCTGCTGCAATTGCTCTGCCTGATCGCCATGGACCCGCCGGCCGACCTGTCTGCCGACAGCATCCGCGATGAGAAGGTCAAGGTGCTCAGGGCCCTGGCGCCGATCAGCCCGGAAGGCCTGACCACCCAGGTCGTGCGCGGCCAGTACATTGCTGGCTACAGCGCCGGAAAACCGGTGCCGGGCTACCTCGAAGAAGAGAACTCCAACACCCAGAGCGACACCGAAACCTTCGTCGCCCTGCGTGCAGATATCCGCAACTGGCGTTGGGCCGGGGTGCCGTTCTACCTGCGCACCGGCAAGCGCATGCCGCAAAAGTTGTCGCAGATCGTCATCCACTTCAAGGAACCGTCCCACTATATCTTCGCCCCCGAGCAGCGCCTGCAGATCAGCAACAAGCTGATCATCCGCCTGCAACCGGACGAAGGTATTTCCTTGCGTGTGATGACCAAGGAGCAGGGCCTGGACAAGGGCATGCAACTGCGCAGCGGGCCACTGCAACTGAACTTTTCCGACACCTACCGTAGCGCGCGGATTCCCGATGCCTACGAGCGGTTGCTATTGGAAGTGATGCGCGGCAATCAGAACCTGTTTGTCCGTAAAGATGAAATCGAAGCCGCGTGGAAGTGGTGTGACCAGTTGATCGCCGGGTGGAAAAAGTCCGGTGATGCACCCAAGCCGTACGCGGCGGGTTCCTGGGGGCCGATGAGCTCCATTGCACTGATCACGCGGGATGGGAGGTCGTGGTATGGCGATATCTGA
- a CDS encoding bifunctional 4-hydroxy-2-oxoglutarate aldolase/2-dehydro-3-deoxy-phosphogluconate aldolase, protein MKSPHPTVSMADKVALIDSLCAKARILPVITIAREQDILPLADALAAGGLTALEVTLRSQFGLKAIQVLREQRPELVTGAGTVLDRSMLAAAEAAGSQFIVTPGITRDLLEASVDSPIPLLPGISNASGIMEGYGLGYRRFKLFPAEVSGGVAAIKALGGPFGEVKFCPTGGVGPANIKNYMALQNVMCVGGSWMLDPQWIKNGDWARIQEVTAEALALLD, encoded by the coding sequence ATGAAAAGCCCCCACCCGACCGTGTCCATGGCGGATAAAGTTGCCCTGATCGACAGCCTCTGCGCCAAGGCGCGGATCCTGCCGGTAATCACCATTGCCCGCGAACAGGACATTCTGCCCCTGGCCGATGCCCTGGCGGCGGGTGGCTTGACCGCCCTGGAAGTGACCCTGCGTTCGCAGTTCGGCCTCAAGGCCATTCAGGTCCTGCGTGAGCAGCGTCCGGAACTGGTCACCGGTGCGGGCACGGTGCTCGATCGCAGCATGCTGGCAGCAGCCGAGGCGGCGGGCTCGCAGTTCATCGTCACCCCTGGCATTACCCGCGACCTGCTCGAAGCCAGTGTCGACAGTCCGATCCCATTGTTGCCTGGCATCAGCAATGCCTCCGGCATCATGGAAGGCTATGGCCTGGGTTATCGCCGCTTCAAGCTGTTCCCGGCGGAAGTCAGCGGCGGCGTGGCGGCAATCAAGGCCTTGGGTGGCCCGTTTGGCGAAGTGAAATTCTGCCCGACTGGCGGCGTTGGCCCGGCCAACATCAAAAACTACATGGCGTTGCAAAACGTGATGTGCGTGGGCGGTAGCTGGATGCTTGATCCGCAGTGGATCAAGAACGGCGACTGGGCACGCATCCAGGAAGTCACCGCCGAGGCGCTGGCGCTGCTGGATTGA